The following coding sequences are from one Candidatus Poribacteria bacterium window:
- a CDS encoding tetratricopeptide repeat protein, with product MSYRQPLIWICVLLITIGSTTVASEKAMSLFSQGVEELNAGQLDAALETFEHVTTIAPNFADAHYHLGLVYYRKTEYRKAIDAFTQTLKLLPRDTDALVKLGLASHKAGDADATDAPAKRTFHEQAVKAYQTALEIQPHNVEALNNLGLAYQELGRFSEAIAVYEEGLTLNPDLPQLHVNLATVRDLQAGVYSLAAYQHYKVGTRAKRAGRTEAAIAAWKQAITESPKYLQAYLQLAELYFQSTEYESAIRTYLSAIALLSEREPSQRSGTADIFYNLGNNYLYAQQLESAISAYQQAVDMNPEMVGAWANMGTVLLEMERFGEAIIACQSALKANTAVSSSGEDVSISPSELNAIEFTRNTAQDIKNGEYTMQAYRIWRRGISARNRGDISTALKLWKQAVTLSPRYAMVYENLAWVYFNLKRFDDAIQSCKTVQTIRPSPQVAQLLTFASELKAGKYPFEAYQLWEQGRHASAAGNLTEAVTLLSQAIEVGPEFAAAYNTLAWLYADKLGTNLAEAEKLARRAHKLDPNATHIYDTLGWVLHKQGRHTEALNAFKQALEHTPNNPEYLYHASLAAIESGQSSQALKYLAEAITLDKRFIQRAQTQSEFDAIRFTPAFRNLVR from the coding sequence ATGTCCTACCGTCAACCGCTAATTTGGATTTGTGTCCTGCTCATTACGATTGGAAGCACAACTGTCGCAAGCGAAAAAGCGATGTCCCTGTTCTCGCAAGGGGTCGAGGAGTTAAACGCCGGACAGTTAGACGCTGCGCTTGAAACCTTCGAGCATGTTACGACAATCGCGCCTAACTTCGCGGATGCCCACTACCACCTCGGACTCGTTTACTATCGGAAAACGGAATATCGAAAAGCGATTGATGCCTTTACGCAAACCTTAAAACTTCTGCCTCGCGACACAGACGCACTTGTCAAATTGGGGTTGGCTTCACACAAAGCAGGCGATGCGGATGCTACAGACGCGCCTGCCAAGCGTACCTTCCATGAACAGGCAGTCAAAGCCTATCAAACTGCGCTTGAAATTCAGCCACATAACGTAGAAGCGCTTAACAATTTAGGGCTTGCCTACCAAGAATTAGGTCGGTTTAGCGAAGCAATCGCAGTGTATGAGGAAGGCTTGACCCTTAACCCAGACCTACCGCAACTGCACGTCAATCTGGCAACCGTTCGCGACTTACAGGCTGGCGTTTATTCACTCGCAGCGTATCAGCACTACAAGGTAGGAACACGGGCGAAGCGTGCAGGACGAACCGAAGCAGCAATAGCAGCATGGAAACAAGCCATTACTGAAAGTCCAAAGTATCTACAAGCATATCTTCAACTGGCTGAACTCTATTTTCAAAGCACCGAATATGAGTCCGCAATTCGCACTTACCTTTCGGCAATCGCGTTGCTATCCGAAAGGGAACCTTCTCAGCGTTCAGGCACAGCAGACATCTTCTATAATCTCGGCAATAACTATCTCTATGCCCAGCAATTGGAATCAGCAATCTCCGCCTATCAACAAGCAGTAGATATGAATCCGGAAATGGTCGGTGCTTGGGCAAACATGGGCACGGTACTGCTTGAAATGGAAAGGTTTGGGGAGGCTATCATAGCGTGTCAGTCGGCATTAAAAGCAAATACCGCTGTGAGTTCCTCAGGGGAAGACGTATCTATTTCACCATCTGAATTAAATGCGATTGAATTTACACGCAACACGGCTCAAGATATTAAAAACGGTGAATACACGATGCAGGCGTATCGTATATGGAGACGAGGAATTTCAGCGAGAAACCGCGGAGATATATCGACTGCGCTTAAATTGTGGAAGCAGGCTGTCACGCTGAGTCCACGTTATGCGATGGTGTATGAGAACTTAGCGTGGGTCTACTTCAACCTAAAACGGTTCGACGATGCAATCCAATCGTGCAAAACTGTTCAAACAATTCGTCCGAGTCCACAGGTTGCACAATTACTTACATTCGCCAGTGAACTCAAAGCCGGAAAATACCCGTTTGAAGCCTATCAACTGTGGGAACAGGGGCGACATGCCAGTGCAGCAGGCAATCTGACAGAGGCGGTTACACTGCTCTCGCAAGCAATTGAGGTAGGTCCTGAGTTTGCGGCAGCGTACAATACGTTAGCGTGGCTCTATGCTGATAAATTGGGAACGAACTTAGCAGAAGCAGAAAAGTTGGCGAGACGAGCGCACAAACTTGATCCAAACGCAACACATATTTACGATACGCTTGGGTGGGTACTGCACAAACAGGGGCGGCACACAGAAGCCCTCAATGCCTTCAAGCAGGCACTTGAGCACACCCCAAACAATCCCGAATATCTATACCACGCCAGTTTAGCAGCGATAGAAAGCGGACAATCCTCTCAAGCGTTGAAATACCTCGCTGAAGCCATTACACTCGATAAGCGATTCATACAGCGCGCGCAAACCCAAAGCGAATTCGATGCTATCCGTTTTACCCCGGCATTCCGAAACCTCGTTCGGTAA
- a CDS encoding formylglycine-generating enzyme family protein — translation MNFKCKIVHRWIENRHIFILLCVCFLICNGPVFTEPSPVIVNEIDGSEMVLIPSGTYRIGSASAQTTALINKDARLAENFFEAEHPQHTMSLSAFYIDRYPVSNAQYAAFIAATGHPTPKYWKDAPQMGAEKPFPVGANNATHPVVGVSYADALAYCEWAGKRLPTEAEWETAARGGLVNQNYPWGNESSRNHANTVGIWGKDRWHWTSPIGSFPPNGYGLYDMAGNVFEWCVDWYAPDYYQRSQPENPRGPETGQTRVLRGGSWSNNLLGIYQMRCAYRFHARPETRNLIIGFRCVTTLPPQ, via the coding sequence ATGAATTTCAAGTGCAAAATCGTTCACCGATGGATCGAAAACAGGCACATTTTCATTCTTCTCTGTGTCTGTTTTCTCATCTGTAATGGTCCAGTGTTCACCGAACCTTCTCCTGTCATTGTCAACGAAATTGATGGTAGCGAGATGGTTCTGATTCCGTCAGGGACCTATCGCATCGGAAGCGCATCGGCACAAACTACCGCTTTGATCAACAAGGACGCGCGACTCGCTGAGAATTTTTTCGAGGCGGAACACCCACAACACACTATGTCCCTATCCGCCTTCTACATCGATCGTTACCCCGTAAGTAACGCACAATACGCTGCGTTTATCGCAGCAACGGGTCATCCAACACCGAAATACTGGAAAGACGCACCACAAATGGGCGCAGAAAAACCCTTTCCTGTAGGGGCTAACAACGCGACACATCCCGTTGTCGGTGTCTCTTATGCTGATGCTCTCGCATATTGTGAATGGGCAGGCAAACGACTTCCTACAGAGGCGGAATGGGAAACGGCGGCACGCGGTGGGCTTGTCAATCAGAACTATCCGTGGGGGAACGAATCCTCTCGAAACCATGCGAACACTGTTGGTATTTGGGGAAAAGATAGATGGCACTGGACCTCGCCCATCGGAAGTTTCCCTCCTAATGGATACGGGTTGTATGACATGGCAGGGAATGTGTTTGAATGGTGTGTTGACTGGTATGCACCGGATTACTATCAGCGCAGCCAACCTGAAAATCCGCGGGGACCTGAAACAGGGCAAACCCGTGTGCTACGCGGTGGTTCATGGAGCAACAATCTCTTGGGTATCTATCAGATGCGGTGCGCTTATCGGTTTCATGCTCGTCCAGAAACCCGTAATCTAATCATCGGTTTCCGATGTGTCACAACACTACCTCCTCAATAA
- a CDS encoding CRTAC1 family protein, whose translation MTDRVYKRFFIKTVLPLLLCLFIVSNGDGQPTVRFTDVTAESGVVFQHEDGRSYKKYFVETLGSGVALFDYDNDNDVDIYLVNGTNLDSPDPTTDAMNRLYRNDGTGHFVDVTEASGVGHQGYGVGVCVGDYDNDGWLDMYVTNFGANVLYRNSGDGTFRDQTAEAGVAVSEWSAGCAFGDVDADGDLDLYVANYVDFSVETHTPCRVKGILVYCSPRTYDGVKDVFFRNNGDGTFTEDTQNAGFDNFAARGLGVTFGDYDADGDTDLYVANDADANFLYNNDGSGRFQEQSQFAGVALSEHGLVENGMGVAFGDYDNDTWLDLVVTNFQHQTNTLYYSDAGEFFTDQTYFSGTGEVSLPYLAWGVNFFDFDQDGFQDIFVANGHIHDNVPLIDSSTTYAQLNHLFWNKRDGTFTDVTAESGPGLALQRSSRGSAVGDLDNDGDLDLVVSNVGERVDILRNDGGHSLGNWMNLKLVGTVSNRAAIGTRVLIKAGAHSQVREVRSGSSYLSQNDLRLHFGVGTAESVTLEIRWQSGSVQKFSGVPVNRFLKIIEGENQIETY comes from the coding sequence ATGACGGATCGCGTCTATAAGCGTTTTTTTATAAAGACCGTGCTTCCACTTCTTCTGTGTCTTTTCATTGTCTCTAATGGAGATGGACAACCAACTGTTAGGTTTACGGATGTCACAGCGGAGAGCGGTGTGGTGTTCCAGCACGAGGATGGCCGTAGTTACAAGAAGTATTTTGTCGAGACACTTGGTTCTGGGGTTGCACTGTTCGATTATGACAACGACAATGATGTCGATATTTATCTCGTCAACGGAACCAATTTGGATTCACCCGACCCGACTACAGACGCGATGAATCGCCTCTACCGCAACGATGGAACGGGACATTTCGTTGACGTAACCGAAGCGAGTGGAGTTGGGCATCAGGGATATGGCGTTGGTGTTTGTGTCGGTGATTACGATAACGATGGCTGGCTTGATATGTACGTCACCAACTTCGGTGCTAATGTCCTGTATCGAAACAGTGGGGATGGAACTTTTCGTGATCAGACGGCAGAAGCAGGCGTAGCGGTTTCTGAGTGGAGCGCAGGGTGTGCCTTTGGAGATGTGGATGCAGATGGCGACCTTGATCTCTACGTTGCGAATTACGTTGACTTTTCTGTGGAGACGCACACACCGTGTCGCGTCAAAGGGATCCTTGTTTACTGTAGTCCCCGCACGTATGATGGGGTAAAAGATGTTTTTTTTCGCAATAACGGCGATGGCACCTTTACAGAGGATACACAGAATGCCGGTTTTGACAACTTCGCTGCGCGCGGTCTCGGTGTTACCTTCGGCGATTATGACGCAGATGGTGACACCGATCTCTACGTAGCAAATGATGCGGATGCTAACTTCCTCTACAACAACGATGGAAGTGGGCGTTTTCAAGAACAGAGTCAGTTTGCTGGCGTGGCACTGAGCGAGCATGGATTGGTTGAAAATGGGATGGGTGTGGCTTTCGGCGATTACGATAATGATACCTGGTTAGACCTTGTCGTCACGAACTTTCAGCATCAAACGAATACGCTCTACTATAGCGACGCGGGTGAGTTCTTCACAGATCAGACCTATTTCTCCGGCACTGGCGAGGTCAGTCTACCGTATTTGGCGTGGGGTGTCAATTTTTTTGACTTCGATCAGGACGGGTTTCAAGACATCTTCGTTGCGAATGGACATATCCACGATAATGTGCCCCTCATTGATAGTTCAACCACTTATGCACAACTGAACCATCTGTTTTGGAACAAGAGAGATGGTACCTTTACGGATGTCACAGCCGAGAGCGGTCCGGGGCTCGCACTGCAACGCTCCAGCCGCGGTAGTGCTGTTGGGGATTTGGATAATGATGGTGATCTGGATCTGGTAGTGTCGAATGTCGGTGAACGTGTGGATATTCTGCGGAATGATGGCGGACACAGTTTAGGGAATTGGATGAACCTTAAACTGGTAGGGACTGTTTCTAACCGAGCGGCGATTGGGACACGAGTGCTAATCAAAGCCGGTGCACACAGTCAGGTGCGGGAGGTGCGGAGCGGTTCAAGTTATCTCTCACAAAACGATTTGCGTTTACATTTTGGGGTCGGGACAGCAGAAAGCGTTACGTTAGAAATTCGGTGGCAGAGTGGAAGCGTTCAGAAATTTTCAGGCGTGCCGGTGAATCGGTTTCTGAAAATTATAGAGGGTGAGAATCAGATTGAAACTTATTGA
- a CDS encoding TIGR04283 family arsenosugar biosynthesis glycosyltransferase, producing MATARKISIIIPILNEAKILEKTLFQLQLTQGCHELIIVDGGSTDGSICIAKKYGKVLTSERGRAKQLNIGAAAATGDILLFLHADIWLEPGALAAVETALSSGYIGGGFQQKIDGKSILYRMIEIAGNIRGRHLKVFYGDSGIFLARANFDKIGGFPEIPILEEMEFSKGLRRLGKTTLVSPCIHISARRWETGGIVRTTLSNWLITLLYFLGVSPEKLARLYRHIR from the coding sequence ATGGCGACGGCACGAAAAATATCAATTATCATCCCCATTCTGAACGAGGCAAAGATTTTAGAAAAGACACTGTTTCAACTCCAGTTGACCCAGGGATGCCACGAACTCATTATCGTAGATGGCGGAAGCACGGATGGCTCAATCTGTATCGCCAAGAAGTATGGGAAGGTGCTAACATCAGAACGCGGAAGGGCAAAGCAGTTAAACATAGGTGCAGCGGCAGCGACAGGGGACATCCTGCTCTTCCTACATGCAGATATCTGGCTTGAACCGGGCGCATTGGCAGCCGTAGAAACCGCGCTGTCATCGGGTTACATCGGTGGTGGGTTTCAACAGAAGATTGATGGAAAGAGTATCCTCTATCGTATGATTGAGATCGCGGGGAATATACGAGGCAGACATCTGAAGGTATTTTATGGGGATAGCGGTATCTTCCTTGCACGCGCCAACTTTGATAAAATCGGGGGTTTCCCGGAGATTCCAATTCTGGAGGAGATGGAATTTTCAAAAGGACTACGGAGACTTGGGAAAACAACGCTCGTCAGCCCTTGTATCCACATTTCTGCCCGACGCTGGGAAACCGGAGGTATTGTCCGAACGACACTAAGTAACTGGCTCATTACTTTGCTCTATTTCCTCGGGGTTTCCCCGGAGAAACTCGCGCGGCTCTATCGCCATATCCGATAG
- a CDS encoding type II secretion system protein encodes MKTQEIRTESGFTLVEMLMAVSILVIIGGSAYFAFKTAVDAYQQTKTRILAAQRCRVAMDRLVTDLRNMQVSLEEPELVIYTQDGPSQLGDRDMLSFVTLVRTDPDPFLKQLESFQAQTSSQPLIPLVSDVQRVAYFVGPEPVPGESSLGSSNLQDAFTGNTMDQQEGELALFRVRTTTLDPETVIGPFLQTGEVPQTDENGEPIYADISTLIAGLISFDLKYFDAEAEAWRTSWDDTESLPSAVQILITAQGESQAPVSTNTAQLTTQRQPTGQSIGMTQSTMVYLPVSATAGGGAGGGP; translated from the coding sequence ATGAAGACTCAAGAAATTCGCACCGAAAGTGGATTTACACTCGTTGAAATGCTCATGGCAGTCAGTATCCTCGTCATTATTGGAGGATCTGCATATTTTGCTTTCAAAACAGCCGTAGATGCGTATCAGCAGACAAAAACAAGGATATTGGCGGCACAAAGGTGCCGGGTCGCGATGGATCGACTGGTGACGGATCTTCGTAACATGCAAGTCTCACTTGAGGAACCAGAACTTGTCATCTACACCCAAGATGGACCGAGCCAATTAGGGGATAGAGATATGCTCAGTTTTGTCACGCTCGTCAGGACAGATCCAGACCCCTTTTTAAAACAACTCGAAAGTTTCCAAGCACAGACCTCCTCGCAGCCTCTTATACCGCTTGTAAGTGATGTGCAGCGTGTGGCTTACTTCGTCGGCCCCGAACCGGTGCCTGGCGAATCCAGCTTGGGTTCTTCTAACCTTCAAGATGCATTTACGGGCAACACTATGGATCAACAAGAGGGTGAACTTGCCCTCTTTCGTGTGAGAACAACAACACTTGATCCAGAAACTGTTATCGGTCCCTTTCTACAAACGGGTGAGGTCCCGCAAACGGACGAAAATGGAGAACCGATTTATGCCGATATTTCGACGCTCATTGCTGGGCTCATCAGTTTTGATTTAAAGTATTTTGATGCTGAAGCAGAAGCATGGAGAACCTCATGGGATGATACGGAGAGTCTTCCGAGTGCTGTACAGATCCTGATAACTGCCCAAGGAGAGTCACAGGCACCTGTAAGTACAAATACAGCACAACTCACGACGCAGCGGCAGCCTACAGGACAGTCCATTGGTATGACCCAATCGACAATGGTGTATCTTCCAGTAAGTGCTACTGCTGGCGGTGGAGCAGGAGGTGGACCTTAG
- a CDS encoding prepilin-type N-terminal cleavage/methylation domain-containing protein, protein MNLSIIHSRSGEKDGFTLVEILVTLTILAAILPALLQAFTTAARNQGLSDNSTTALYLLKFRMSEIEMEGYPDVGEETGEFGENTRYRWRSVVEDVDSEDVENVRRVQVTVTWLHRNRESSMSMSTYIADRQMPQAQQE, encoded by the coding sequence ATGAATTTATCAATTATACACTCAAGATCAGGAGAAAAAGACGGCTTTACACTCGTCGAGATACTTGTAACATTAACAATTTTGGCGGCGATCTTGCCTGCACTTTTGCAGGCGTTTACGACCGCTGCACGTAATCAAGGACTTTCAGATAACAGCACTACCGCTCTTTACCTCCTGAAATTTCGGATGTCAGAAATTGAGATGGAAGGTTATCCAGATGTTGGTGAAGAAACTGGTGAATTTGGTGAGAATACACGCTATCGTTGGCGTTCTGTCGTTGAGGATGTGGACTCCGAAGATGTTGAAAACGTCCGTCGGGTTCAAGTGACCGTCACATGGCTGCATAGAAACAGAGAGAGCTCAATGTCTATGAGTACCTATATTGCGGACCGACAGATGCCACAAGCACAGCAGGAATAG
- a CDS encoding prepilin-type N-terminal cleavage/methylation domain-containing protein, giving the protein MLRTAIRRDLRIAPNSQFQSGFTITELLIVLTLIGILSAISMPTLKGFAATRRLKSSAYSLRSLLMFARDMAITDRTTHLVVFDLDRDRYWLASSETFNPANPLTSLLTAQNSTVVAAGQNSATGNPLTTGTSTQRVPLARTSGILGVPNAMERNVTLAAMVTNHNGRTASIDSGVEYVYFSPTATSEETVVYLRNSRNQIMSVNVEAASGRVRVRQLTPAEIEMLGIVTSNE; this is encoded by the coding sequence GTGTTACGAACGGCTATTCGGCGCGATCTCCGTATCGCGCCGAATTCTCAATTCCAGAGTGGTTTCACCATTACGGAGCTACTAATCGTTTTAACGCTTATCGGCATCCTGTCAGCGATCTCTATGCCGACGCTGAAAGGTTTCGCGGCAACACGCCGTTTGAAGTCTTCAGCCTACTCGCTCCGTAGTCTACTCATGTTTGCCAGAGATATGGCGATCACGGACCGGACGACGCATTTGGTCGTTTTTGATCTTGACAGGGATCGTTACTGGCTTGCCTCCAGTGAGACGTTCAATCCAGCGAATCCACTCACGTCTTTGCTAACTGCTCAAAATTCCACGGTTGTTGCTGCCGGACAGAACAGCGCAACTGGCAACCCACTTACAACGGGGACTTCCACTCAACGGGTTCCTTTGGCACGCACCAGCGGCATCCTTGGTGTGCCTAACGCAATGGAACGAAACGTAACATTAGCCGCAATGGTAACCAATCACAACGGAAGAACTGCAAGCATCGATTCCGGCGTGGAATACGTCTACTTTTCGCCGACTGCGACCTCTGAGGAGACAGTCGTGTACCTGCGGAACTCGCGCAATCAGATAATGTCTGTTAATGTCGAGGCAGCAAGTGGGCGTGTCCGAGTCCGACAACTCACACCCGCAGAGATTGAAATGTTAGGAATAGTAACCAGTAACGAGTAA
- the pilM gene encoding pilus assembly protein PilM: MAKNQVIAIDIGTNTAKMVQLEQSSGAVHLINANIVMYPDKEDQQQVAESVKRLWESVGDSPVQGNLRSLFNRDRTEVVLALPRFLVNTKRLANLPAAGDEQLASIVAIAAEAELPFRIEEAIFTYHDVQRTSEATSVELISTRRATVTGYLDLLEQIGVSPSGVTPSMIAIAEVAANSGCTKSTFVVDIGAEQTDFCFMQGQELRFSRSFRLGGNHLSEHISSSLNIDIEAAAQEKQHVSASEAPASTWTTQFIAELQRSIAAATAHRESNSRQSSVINDQLQEGSVAATGDSLTDNYSAEAETELWLCGEGARVQDLASICEAELDIPTQLWNPVHTLQQHADIDIRPLHSGVEAILDEWGDTLAVPLGVGLNALKPGPQVSLLPQEAVETLTQTTRQRQLLAAAGLGILLVGGIFFGGYTLQRAQQHRNEAVEAQLAHYAQPMAAAQAQLGRELALTDMLAHHISPLDILYALSEMFGDRTQVAWTNFNITNLHEPTIARITFNLESASHNAINTLLGALDRSGVFTNVRPGEVTTITQNRKQIFQVQVRCNLTASAIKAFAKKRYPMPEIQIDEPETDTELRLSPPMTETLEDEKNE, from the coding sequence ATGGCAAAAAATCAAGTCATAGCGATAGACATCGGCACAAACACAGCCAAAATGGTTCAGCTTGAGCAGTCATCTGGAGCTGTGCATCTCATCAACGCAAATATTGTGATGTATCCGGACAAAGAAGACCAACAGCAGGTCGCTGAATCGGTGAAACGTCTTTGGGAATCTGTTGGGGACTCCCCGGTACAAGGGAACCTTCGCTCACTGTTCAATCGGGATCGTACGGAAGTTGTTCTTGCCTTGCCGCGATTCTTGGTGAACACGAAACGCTTAGCCAATTTGCCTGCTGCAGGAGATGAACAGCTCGCGAGCATCGTCGCAATCGCTGCAGAAGCGGAACTCCCTTTCCGAATTGAAGAAGCAATCTTTACATATCACGATGTGCAGCGGACCTCAGAAGCCACCTCCGTAGAATTAATATCCACACGGCGGGCGACGGTTACAGGTTATTTGGATCTCCTTGAACAAATTGGCGTTTCCCCATCGGGTGTCACACCGTCGATGATAGCGATCGCGGAAGTCGCAGCCAACAGCGGATGCACAAAGTCTACATTCGTTGTTGATATAGGTGCGGAACAAACAGATTTCTGTTTCATGCAGGGTCAGGAACTCCGCTTTTCACGTAGTTTCCGACTCGGCGGTAATCATCTCTCTGAACATATTAGCAGCAGCTTGAATATAGATATTGAGGCGGCAGCACAGGAGAAACAGCACGTCTCTGCAAGCGAGGCTCCGGCATCCACATGGACAACGCAGTTTATCGCGGAACTTCAACGTTCCATTGCTGCTGCCACCGCACATCGTGAATCGAATAGTCGTCAGTCATCAGTTATCAATGATCAGTTACAAGAAGGTTCTGTGGCTGCGACGGGAGATTCTTTAACTGATAACTATTCAGCAGAAGCGGAAACCGAACTCTGGTTGTGTGGTGAGGGTGCCCGTGTCCAAGATCTCGCATCCATTTGTGAAGCAGAACTCGACATTCCGACACAATTGTGGAATCCGGTTCACACACTCCAACAGCACGCAGATATTGACATCCGTCCCCTTCATTCGGGGGTAGAAGCTATTCTGGACGAGTGGGGTGATACGCTTGCCGTTCCTTTGGGTGTTGGACTCAATGCGCTAAAACCGGGACCCCAGGTTTCCCTGTTGCCGCAAGAGGCAGTTGAGACACTCACACAGACTACACGGCAACGTCAACTTTTAGCCGCTGCTGGATTGGGCATCTTGTTGGTTGGGGGAATCTTTTTCGGCGGTTACACGCTCCAACGCGCACAACAACATAGAAACGAAGCGGTAGAAGCGCAGCTTGCGCATTACGCGCAACCGATGGCTGCCGCACAAGCACAACTTGGAAGAGAATTGGCACTTACTGACATGTTAGCGCATCATATCTCACCACTTGATATTTTATATGCCCTCAGCGAGATGTTTGGAGACAGAACACAGGTTGCCTGGACCAATTTCAATATTACGAACCTTCACGAACCAACGATAGCGCGCATTACATTCAATTTGGAAAGTGCTTCTCATAACGCCATCAATACACTCTTGGGCGCACTTGATCGTTCCGGTGTGTTCACCAATGTCCGACCCGGTGAGGTCACAACAATTACCCAGAACAGGAAACAGATTTTTCAAGTACAGGTGCGGTGTAACCTAACAGCATCCGCTATCAAAGCATTCGCTAAGAAACGCTACCCAATGCCGGAAATACAAATTGATGAACCAGAAACGGATACAGAACTGCGTCTTTCACCGCCTATGACTGAAACTCTTGAAGACGAGAAAAACGAATAA
- a CDS encoding helix-hairpin-helix domain-containing protein: MTLFRTRGFRTFYEEQVGLSLVSTLWILTILSILATQLLYSIHIEQRTQRNFLDRAKFHYAARAGFEWTLAVVRADQTPFDSLGETWAEPIQGQVEDGIQVGNFLNYSVTITDEASKVNINTVDVDLINNLLMQVGTISDEAFIQELANRIVEGRPYRTVRDLARVEGITSELLYGAQQAGTFAQNSVSVQPTSTGTAEGPSTAGFGSPQATSADTPPGLVDLTTIYSVDASTDPNGEPLVDVNTADANELTQINTQQNQPVFSQAEAESLIQQRDFDRFASLLDVQAVSDELFNNIQDQLTTEDAGGEANEEEETNAPQGNSPPGQGQPQQPQGESGQVNINTADVDTLQSLQGVDEGIAERIVDHRDSQGLFQNIDAIKDVKMLTQQEFIGIIDKITLKEGDIREGLINVNTAPPEILALLPGMDPQKAQAIVERREEDAPDTSQVQSFTEEEIKGNPFTRISELSQLEDINFETFREVVDSVTYRSHGYRIEANGVDTANKVISTCVGVIDRTGDQIIVKYWLQD, encoded by the coding sequence ATGACGCTATTTAGAACGCGGGGTTTCCGCACATTCTACGAGGAGCAGGTCGGGTTATCTCTCGTCTCAACCCTCTGGATACTCACCATACTCTCTATTCTTGCGACGCAGCTGCTTTACTCGATTCATATAGAACAGCGGACGCAGCGGAATTTTTTGGACAGGGCGAAGTTCCACTATGCCGCAAGAGCGGGCTTTGAGTGGACACTCGCTGTCGTACGTGCAGACCAGACCCCTTTCGATTCGCTTGGTGAAACTTGGGCTGAACCCATCCAAGGACAGGTTGAAGATGGAATTCAGGTTGGCAATTTCTTAAACTATTCTGTGACAATTACAGATGAAGCATCAAAGGTTAATATCAACACTGTCGATGTAGACCTCATCAATAATTTACTCATGCAGGTGGGCACTATATCAGATGAGGCGTTTATTCAAGAACTTGCCAACAGAATTGTGGAGGGACGACCTTACCGCACCGTTCGTGACCTCGCACGGGTCGAAGGGATAACATCTGAACTTCTCTACGGGGCACAACAAGCCGGGACGTTTGCACAAAACAGTGTGAGTGTGCAACCGACATCCACGGGGACGGCTGAAGGTCCGTCAACAGCAGGCTTTGGCAGCCCACAAGCAACGTCAGCAGACACGCCACCGGGGCTTGTTGATTTAACCACTATTTACTCGGTTGATGCCAGCACGGATCCGAACGGTGAACCGCTTGTCGATGTCAATACGGCGGATGCAAATGAACTGACACAAATTAACACACAGCAAAACCAACCTGTTTTCTCGCAAGCGGAAGCGGAATCGCTTATCCAGCAACGAGATTTTGACAGGTTCGCTTCACTCCTGGATGTGCAAGCGGTTTCTGACGAACTTTTTAACAACATACAAGACCAACTTACCACAGAAGATGCCGGTGGGGAAGCGAATGAAGAGGAAGAAACCAACGCTCCACAAGGAAATAGCCCACCGGGGCAAGGACAACCACAACAACCACAGGGAGAAAGTGGACAAGTTAATATCAATACCGCCGATGTAGACACCTTGCAATCTTTGCAGGGTGTTGATGAAGGCATTGCTGAACGCATCGTTGACCATCGGGATTCACAGGGGCTTTTCCAGAACATTGATGCAATCAAAGATGTGAAGATGTTAACGCAGCAGGAATTCATCGGTATTATTGACAAAATAACACTAAAAGAGGGGGACATCCGCGAAGGTCTCATCAACGTAAACACAGCACCACCCGAGATCTTAGCACTGCTACCGGGGATGGACCCACAAAAAGCACAAGCAATTGTCGAACGCCGCGAAGAAGATGCACCCGACACCTCGCAGGTACAAAGTTTTACTGAAGAGGAGATAAAAGGGAATCCGTTCACTCGTATCTCCGAACTGTCGCAATTAGAGGATATTAACTTTGAAACCTTCCGTGAAGTCGTTGATTCGGTAACTTACCGTTCACACGGATATCGCATTGAGGCAAACGGTGTTGATACCGCAAACAAAGTTATCTCAACTTGTGTTGGTGTCATTGACCGGACGGGTGACCAGATAATTGTAAAATATTGGCTACAGGATTAG